GGATTTCTTATAGGAGAATCTCTTCTACTTGATGCAGGGACTATAGGTATGGCACTCGATGAAGAACAAGAGATGCTGGTTTCAGATGTCCTGATAACACATTCTCACATGGACCATGTTAAATCACTTCCGTTTTTGATCGATGTAGTGGCATCAAGAAAGAATAGTCCTATTATTATCTATAGTACCTACGAGGTGCTTGATATCATCCATAAACATCTCTTTAATAATCTGCTCTGGCCTGATTTTACAAGGATACCTTCATCAGAGTATCCCTTTGTAAAACTTGTTTCTTTAGAAGAGGGGGTATATAAAAAGATTAACGAATTTATGGTAAAGGCTATAAAGGTCAATCATTCGGTGCCTGCAGTAGGGTATATTATTAAAAACAGCGATGGAGATTCTCTGCTTTATACAGGTGATACAGGTCCGACCGAAGCGATATG
Above is a genomic segment from Nitrospirota bacterium containing:
- a CDS encoding 3',5'-cyclic-nucleotide phosphodiesterase; the encoded protein is MRFKVLGCYGAELPNFRPTGFLIGESLLLDAGTIGMALDEEQEMLVSDVLITHSHMDHVKSLPFLIDVVASRKNSPIIIYSTYEVLDIIHKHLFNNLLWPDFTRIPSSEYPFVKLVSLEEGVYKKINEFMVKAIKVNHSVPAVGYIIKNSDGDSLLYTGDTGPTEAIWREASLENSLKGVIVETSFPNSMKDLALASGHLTPEMLGFELKKMENIDIPIFITHLKPSHLDILKEELIALGIKNIIFLEDGKEYEV